The Salmo salar chromosome ssa06, Ssal_v3.1, whole genome shotgun sequence genome window below encodes:
- the LOC106611499 gene encoding lipopolysaccharide-induced tumor necrosis factor-alpha factor homolog has product MEKGYLGDGPSAPYPGPPMNYGGIATGQGPQPGLYPQPPGGYPASPGPPQPGFQPGPYQGGPQAGVYPPPPQYTSGPGGPVPVVTQVIMTPSLMEVGGSTMCPHCQQHVVTKTETNPGLLTWLICGGLFIVGCWPCCAIPFCVDSCKDVNHSCPNCNKIIYVYKRI; this is encoded by the exons ATGGAGAAAGGTTATCTCGGGGATGGTCCTTCCGCCCCTTACCCAGGACCTCCCATGAACTATGGGGGGATAGCCACGGGCCAGGGCCCCCAGCCAGGCTTGTACCCCCAGCCCCCAGGGGGATACCCTGCCTCCCCTGGTCCTCCACAACCAGGGTTCCAGCCTGGTCCCTACCAGGGAG GTCCCCAAGCAGGTGtgtacccacctccaccacaGTACACCTCTGGACCAGGTGGACCGGTGCCAGTCG tgACCCAGGTAATAATGACTCCTAGCCTGATGGAGGTCGGAGGTTCGACCATGTGTCCCCACTGCCAGCAGCACGTGGTCACCAAGACAGAGACCAACCCTGGTCTGCTCACCTGGCTCATCTGTGGTGGCCTCTTCATTGTTGG GTGCTGGCCATGCTGCGCCATCCCGTTCTGTGTAGACTCATGTAAAGACGTGAATCACAGCTGTCCCAACTGCAACAAAATCATCTACGTCTACAAACGGATTTGA